A window of Fragaria vesca subsp. vesca linkage group LG7, FraVesHawaii_1.0, whole genome shotgun sequence contains these coding sequences:
- the LOC101312105 gene encoding uncharacterized protein LOC101312105 — MVEICAKAAVGNPEELGDCPFCQRVIVTLKEKDVDYQLNLINLDDKPQWFIDECPSGEVPAMKHEGRWVDDVQIIIGMIEEWYPEPRLATPDEFAEAEHRFQNLYGYFVGFLQSQDPNDGTLQGLQEELNALDEHLGENGPFIAGEDFTAVDINVVPLLVNFIVACNHFKDYNFFEDMPNIRTYCESMWSRSSITDTTPADEYIIAGWEQKLNRMVEICAKAAVGNPETLGDCPFCHRVVATLEEKELDYQLNLINLDDQPEWFIDEIPSRELPAMKNEHGHWILQAEEICRIIEELHPEPSLDTPPHLVGVGCNIFGNFEAFLESDDPDDGTEQALLDELEAFDEHIRENGPYIAGEDVTALDFSLTPGLLHVPVALPHFKNWEIPEHLTHVRGYLELMLSRPSFEKTTPEDQYIIAGWEQKLNC, encoded by the exons ATGGTTGAGATTTGTGCCAAGGCTGCCGTAGGTAACCCTGAAGAACTTGGAGACT GTCCTTTCTGCCAAAGGGTTATTGTCACTTTGAAGGAGAAGGACGTAGATTACCAGCTCAACCTCATCAACTTGGATGACAAGCCCCAATG GTTTATAGACGAGTGTCCTTCAGGAGAGGTGCCTGCAATGAAGCATGAGGGCCGTTGGGTCGATGATGTTCAGATAATTATTGGGATGATTGAGGAATGGTACCCTGAACCTCGTCTCGCAACTCCTGATGAATTTGCTGAAGC GGAACATAGATTCCAGAATCTGTATGGGTACTTTGTGGGATTCCTCCAGAGCCAGGATCCCAATGATGGGACACTGCAGGGTCTGCAAGAAGAACTGAACGCATTGGACGAGCATCTTGGGGAAAAT GGTCCATTCATTGCTGGAGAGGATTTCACTGCTGTTGATATAAACGTGGTACCATTACTGGTGAATTTTATAGTGGCTTGTAACCATTTCAAGGATTATAATTTCTTTGAAGATATGCCCAATATTCGTACCTACTGCGAG TCGATGTGGTCAAGGTCATCTATTACGGACACCACTCCCGCAGATGAATATATTATTGCAGGATGGGAGCAAAAACTCAATCGC ATGGTTGAGATTTGTGCCAAGGCTGCTGTAGGTAACCCTGAAACTCTTGGAGACT GTCCTTTCTGCCACAGGGTTGTTGCCACTTTGGAGGAGAAGGAATTAGATTACCAGCTCAACCTCATCAATTTGGATGACCAGCCTGAATG GTTCATAGACGAGATTCCTTCGAGAGAGTTGCCTGCGATGAAGAATGAACATGGCCATTGGATCCTTCAAGCTGAAGAGATTTGTCGAATAATTGAGGAACTTCACCCTGAACCTTCTCTCGACACTCCTCCTCATCTAGTAGGAGT GGGATGCAATATTTTTGGGAACTTTGAGGCATTCCTCGAGAGTGATGATCCCGATGATGGGACAGAACAGGCTCTGCTTGATGAACTGGAGGCATTCGATGAGCATATTAGGGAAAAT GGCCCATACATTGCTGGAGAGGATGTCACTGCTCTTGATTTCAGCTTGACACCAGGACTGTTGCATGTGCCGGTGGCTCTTCCCCATTTCAAGAACTGGGAAATCCCTGAACATTTGACCCATGTCCGTGGCTACCTTGAG TTGATGTTGTCAAGGCCATCGTTTGAGAAGACCACTCCCGAAGATCAATATATTATTGCAGGATGGGAGCAGAAACTCAACTGCTAG
- the LOC101296040 gene encoding uncharacterized protein LOC101296040 — protein sequence MGDSSASYIHLVQHLIEKCLIFHMSKEECMEALSKHANITPVITSTVWNELEKENKEFFEAYAVSQNKKNQMSEEETSQLIQKIISDSSKDSDD from the exons ATGGGAGATTCTTCTGCTTCATACATACACCTG GTGCAGCACCTGATAGAGAAGTGTTTGATCTTCCACATGAGCAAAGAAGAGTGCATGGAAGCTCTGTCTAAGCATGCAAACATCACACCTGTCATCACCTCCACCG TGTGGAATGAACTGGAGAAAGAGAACAAGGAGTTCTTCGAGGCGTATGCAGTGTCTCAGAACAAGAAAAATCAAATGTCTGAGGAAGAGACAAGCCAATTGATCCAAAAGATAATATCGGATTCCTCCAAAGATTCAGACGACTAG